Proteins encoded by one window of Streptomyces sp. LX-29:
- a CDS encoding VOC family protein: protein MANTGTGGSAGAAGTSGAAGPSICPTLLYRDAKAAIRQLTEAFGFTTVHVYEDDEGRVLHAELRYGNGLVMLGSKDREGGFAKAMADAGPAAAYVVVQDVDAHFQRAGEHGVEILMEPTDQDYGSRDYMARDREGNVWSFGTYVPGVGAEEG, encoded by the coding sequence ATGGCGAACACCGGGACGGGCGGGTCGGCCGGGGCGGCTGGGACGAGCGGGGCGGCGGGCCCGAGCATCTGTCCGACGCTGCTGTATCGCGACGCCAAGGCGGCGATCCGGCAGCTGACGGAGGCGTTCGGCTTCACCACGGTGCATGTGTACGAGGACGACGAGGGCAGGGTGCTGCACGCCGAGCTCCGCTACGGCAACGGCCTGGTGATGCTCGGCTCCAAGGACCGGGAGGGCGGCTTCGCCAAGGCCATGGCGGACGCCGGGCCCGCCGCCGCCTATGTGGTCGTCCAGGACGTTGACGCCCACTTCCAGCGGGCTGGCGAGCACGGCGTGGAGATCCTGATGGAGCCCACCGACCAGGACTACGGCTCGCGGGACTACATGGCGCGGGACCGCGAGGGCAACGTCTGGAGCTTCGGCACCTATGTGCCGGGCGTGGGCGCCGAGGAGGGCTGA
- a CDS encoding enoyl-CoA hydratase/isomerase family protein, translating into MTAAHRRLPVTLLDKDGVHLTIDDAVAIVTLRNPAKRNAQTPALWRALAEAGQLLPGSVRVVVLRGEGPSFSAGLDRQGFTPEGFDGEPSFLDLARSTDAELDAAIAGYQEAFTWWRRNDIISVAAVQGHAIGAGFQLALACDLRVCADDVQFAMREPSLGLVPDLTGTHPLVGLVGYARALEICATGRAVHAEEAERTGLANLVVPAAELDSAVQDLAAALLAAPRDAVIETKALLRGAVDRTYDEQRAAERAAQARRLRDLAGLSD; encoded by the coding sequence CTGACTGCGGCCCACCGGAGGCTCCCAGTGACCCTGCTCGACAAGGACGGCGTACACCTCACCATCGATGACGCGGTGGCAATCGTAACCCTGCGTAATCCCGCCAAGCGCAACGCCCAGACGCCCGCGCTGTGGCGGGCGCTGGCGGAGGCCGGGCAGCTGCTGCCCGGAAGCGTGCGGGTCGTGGTGCTGCGCGGCGAAGGCCCGTCCTTCTCCGCCGGACTCGACCGGCAGGGCTTCACCCCGGAGGGTTTCGACGGGGAGCCGTCGTTCCTCGATCTCGCCCGCTCCACCGACGCCGAGCTGGATGCCGCCATAGCGGGCTACCAGGAGGCGTTCACCTGGTGGCGGCGGAACGACATCATCTCCGTCGCCGCCGTCCAGGGCCATGCCATCGGGGCCGGCTTCCAGTTGGCCCTCGCGTGTGACCTGCGGGTCTGTGCGGACGATGTGCAGTTCGCGATGCGCGAGCCCAGCCTCGGTCTGGTCCCCGACCTCACCGGCACCCATCCGCTGGTCGGGCTGGTGGGCTACGCGCGGGCGCTGGAGATCTGCGCCACCGGTCGCGCGGTCCACGCCGAGGAGGCCGAGCGCACCGGCCTCGCCAACCTCGTGGTGCCCGCCGCGGAACTCGACTCCGCCGTTCAGGACCTGGCCGCGGCGCTGCTCGCCGCCCCGCGCGACGCCGTGATCGAGACCAAGGCGCTGCTGCGTGGCGCGGTCGACCGGACCTATGACGAGCAGCGCGCCGCGGAGCGGGCCGCCCAGGCACGCCGACTGCGCGACCTCGCGGGGCTCTCGGACTGA
- the amaP gene encoding alkaline shock response membrane anchor protein AmaP: MLRTVNRVLVGLVGLALVLLGGAVLVAGLDLRRRWGIGEDWWWPFAGPHDVLLSRADRIRWRDEGWWWPAVIGCLGVVLLLALWWLLAQLRRRQLGEVLVGADDIEAGAAAVVRGRALEAVMAADAESLDGVERARVTLRGRRTAPEARMALVLAARAQPVRALEQVRGEVLEHARSSVGLARFPTEVRVRAVRHGAERVS; this comes from the coding sequence GTGCTGCGGACGGTCAACCGAGTGCTGGTCGGGTTGGTGGGGCTGGCGCTGGTCCTGCTGGGCGGCGCGGTGCTGGTCGCCGGGCTGGACCTGCGGCGGCGCTGGGGGATCGGGGAGGACTGGTGGTGGCCGTTCGCCGGCCCCCATGACGTGCTGCTCAGTCGGGCCGACCGGATCCGGTGGCGCGACGAGGGATGGTGGTGGCCGGCGGTCATCGGCTGCCTGGGCGTGGTCCTGCTGCTCGCCCTGTGGTGGCTGCTGGCGCAGCTACGGCGGCGCCAGTTGGGGGAGGTCCTGGTCGGCGCCGACGACATCGAGGCCGGTGCCGCCGCGGTGGTGCGCGGGCGGGCGCTGGAGGCGGTCATGGCGGCGGACGCCGAGTCGCTGGACGGGGTGGAGCGGGCCCGCGTCACCCTGCGCGGGCGGCGTACGGCGCCCGAGGCACGGATGGCGCTGGTGCTCGCCGCGCGGGCGCAGCCGGTGCGCGCCCTGGAACAGGTGCGGGGCGAGGTGCTCGAGCACGCCCGCTCCTCCGTGGGGCTGGCGCGGTTCCCGACCGAGGTGCGGGTGCGAGCGGTCCGCCACGGGGCGGAACGCGTCAGCTGA
- a CDS encoding DUF6286 domain-containing protein, with amino-acid sequence MSDLTGDAGRTNDPDDTGGTGRSGAPYGAGRTSDPGGTGRTGDLGVTARTGDAGASGRTDDQGVNARTGDPGATRPPDGTRGAGDARGNGGPGAGVEAAGAAPPEEPAPGAPAPGPVRPRPVRRFWSARRVPAAIVAALVLAGAGLLLYDVAAVRAGRPAMRWRRELADELATRPLDSGWVVGAAAVVLLVGCWLVVLAVTPGLRRLLPMRRDSADLRAGLDRGAAGLVLRDRAMEVAGVRSVRVDVRRRRVRARVVSHFRDLDDVRADLDRVLAEGVRQLGLARQPALSLRVRRPSKG; translated from the coding sequence GTGAGCGACCTCACAGGCGACGCGGGCCGTACGAACGACCCGGACGACACGGGTGGTACCGGCCGTTCGGGCGCCCCGTACGGCGCGGGCCGCACAAGCGACCCTGGAGGCACGGGCCGTACCGGAGACCTGGGAGTCACCGCCCGCACAGGAGACGCGGGAGCCAGCGGCCGTACCGACGACCAGGGAGTCAACGCCCGCACAGGCGACCCCGGGGCGACCCGCCCTCCGGACGGTACGCGAGGCGCGGGCGACGCGAGAGGGAACGGCGGTCCGGGGGCGGGCGTCGAGGCGGCCGGTGCGGCGCCGCCCGAGGAGCCCGCTCCGGGCGCCCCCGCGCCCGGCCCCGTGCGCCCGCGCCCGGTTCGACGGTTCTGGTCCGCGCGTCGGGTGCCCGCCGCCATCGTCGCCGCGTTGGTGCTGGCCGGGGCCGGCCTGCTCCTCTACGACGTGGCGGCGGTGCGCGCCGGACGCCCCGCGATGCGCTGGCGCCGAGAGCTGGCCGACGAGCTCGCCACCCGGCCGCTCGACAGCGGCTGGGTGGTGGGCGCGGCCGCCGTGGTGCTGCTGGTGGGCTGCTGGCTGGTGGTGCTCGCCGTGACTCCGGGGCTTCGGAGACTGCTGCCGATGCGGCGGGACAGCGCCGACCTGCGCGCCGGGCTCGACCGCGGGGCGGCCGGACTGGTGCTGCGCGACCGTGCGATGGAGGTGGCGGGAGTCCGCTCCGTCCGTGTCGACGTGCGGCGCCGCCGGGTGCGGGCGCGGGTCGTCTCGCACTTCCGGGACCTGGACGACGTACGGGCGGATCTCGACCGGGTGCTCGCCGAGGGAGTACGGCAGCTGGGCCTGGCCCGGCAACCCGCGCTCTCGCTGCGGGTCCGACGGCCATCGAAGGGGTGA
- a CDS encoding Asp23/Gls24 family envelope stress response protein: MTDTAPRNRPENESELGESLRKSGGGQPTRRGGGDPGSRGKTTIADGVVEKIAGLAARDVEGVHTTGSGMARTFGAVRDRVPGGGRSVTRGVRAEVGEVQTALDLDIVVDYGYSIGEVARNVREDVISAVERMTGLEVVEVNIAVSDVKLPEEEEEEPRIQ, encoded by the coding sequence ATGACCGACACCGCACCACGGAACCGGCCCGAGAACGAGAGCGAGCTGGGCGAATCTCTCAGGAAGTCGGGTGGTGGCCAGCCGACCCGGCGGGGCGGCGGCGACCCGGGTTCGCGCGGCAAGACGACCATCGCGGACGGTGTCGTCGAGAAGATCGCCGGCTTGGCGGCCCGGGACGTCGAGGGAGTGCACACCACCGGCAGCGGCATGGCGCGCACCTTCGGTGCCGTGCGGGACCGGGTGCCCGGCGGCGGCCGCTCGGTGACCCGCGGCGTGCGGGCCGAGGTGGGCGAGGTACAGACGGCTCTCGACCTGGACATCGTCGTCGACTACGGCTATTCCATCGGCGAAGTCGCCCGCAATGTGCGGGAGGACGTGATCTCCGCGGTGGAGCGGATGACCGGCCTTGAGGTGGTCGAGGTCAATATCGCGGTCAGCGATGTGAAGCTGCCCGAGGAGGAGGAAGAGGAGCCGCGGATCCAGTAG
- a CDS encoding class II aldolase/adducin family protein produces the protein MIDAEVVGVTVRSRALYTTWAEVVATARRSTADGLVVGTSGNVSARVGDTVLVTPSGVPYGELDPDQPVGVDLDGRRTLGELTPTSELPVHLAIYRATDAAAVVHTHAVHATAVSTLVDELPPVHYMTAALGGPVRVARYALYGTDELATHMLDALRDRTACLLRNHGTIAYGATLAQAYDRTAQLEWMCRVWLTASSVPGRTPTLLSPAELRAAAGKLRDYGQPR, from the coding sequence ATGATCGACGCGGAGGTGGTGGGAGTGACGGTGAGGTCACGAGCGCTCTACACGACGTGGGCCGAGGTGGTGGCCACAGCCCGCCGCAGCACCGCCGACGGCCTCGTCGTCGGCACCTCCGGCAACGTCTCCGCGCGGGTCGGCGACACCGTGCTGGTGACCCCCAGCGGCGTCCCCTACGGGGAACTGGACCCCGACCAGCCGGTCGGTGTGGACCTCGACGGCCGCCGGACCCTGGGCGAGCTGACACCCACCAGCGAGCTCCCCGTGCACCTGGCGATCTACCGCGCCACCGACGCGGCCGCCGTGGTCCACACCCACGCGGTGCACGCCACCGCCGTCTCCACGCTCGTCGACGAGCTGCCGCCCGTGCACTACATGACCGCCGCCCTGGGCGGCCCGGTGCGGGTCGCCCGCTACGCGCTCTACGGCACCGACGAGCTCGCCACGCACATGCTCGACGCGCTGCGCGACCGCACCGCCTGCCTGCTGCGCAACCACGGCACCATCGCGTACGGCGCCACCCTCGCCCAGGCGTACGACCGCACCGCGCAACTGGAGTGGATGTGCCGCGTCTGGCTGACCGCCTCCTCGGTCCCCGGACGCACGCCCACGCTGCTCTCCCCGGCCGAGCTCCGCGCGGCCGCGGGCAAGCTCCGCGACTACGGGCAGCCACGGTGA
- a CDS encoding cobalamin biosynthesis protein has protein sequence MRADHASYACGAALGFLGDLAAGDPRRGHPVAAFGRAAAAAERLLWRDHRAHGAAYTALCAGGAAAAAALLTRTVRNATGSPGAEVALTAAATWAVLGGTSLRREAETIGAALAAGDLAAARERLPHLCGRDPHALDEQQIARAVVESVAENTSDAVVGALVWGALGGVPGLVGFRAVNTLDAMVGHRSPRYRRFGWASARLDDLAGWPGARLTAALTTVAGPDPRGARRAWRRDGGAHPSPNAGPVEASFAGALGVRLGGTLAYGGRVEHRPVLNAEGRPVEFRDIARATRLSGRVAALALTASIAGRLAGAAARSALRGARAGRRPTGSRGGAA, from the coding sequence ATGCGTGCCGACCACGCCAGCTACGCGTGCGGCGCCGCCCTCGGCTTCCTCGGTGACCTCGCCGCGGGCGACCCGCGCCGCGGTCACCCGGTGGCCGCCTTCGGGCGCGCCGCCGCGGCCGCCGAGCGGCTGCTGTGGCGCGACCACCGCGCCCACGGCGCGGCGTACACCGCGCTGTGCGCGGGCGGCGCGGCGGCGGCCGCGGCGCTGCTCACCCGCACCGTACGGAACGCCACCGGCTCCCCCGGCGCCGAGGTGGCGCTCACCGCCGCCGCCACCTGGGCGGTGCTCGGTGGCACCTCGCTGCGCCGCGAGGCCGAGACGATCGGGGCGGCGCTCGCCGCCGGGGACCTCGCCGCGGCCCGGGAGCGGCTGCCGCACCTGTGCGGGCGCGACCCGCACGCCCTGGACGAGCAGCAGATCGCCCGCGCGGTCGTCGAGTCCGTCGCCGAGAACACCTCCGACGCGGTGGTGGGCGCCCTGGTGTGGGGCGCGCTCGGCGGCGTGCCCGGCCTGGTCGGCTTCCGCGCGGTCAACACCCTCGACGCGATGGTGGGCCACAGGTCGCCGCGGTACCGACGGTTCGGCTGGGCCTCCGCCCGCCTCGACGACCTCGCCGGCTGGCCCGGCGCACGGCTCACGGCGGCCCTCACCACGGTCGCCGGCCCCGACCCGCGCGGGGCGCGGCGCGCCTGGCGGCGCGACGGGGGCGCTCATCCCAGCCCCAACGCGGGCCCCGTCGAGGCGTCGTTCGCGGGCGCGCTCGGCGTGCGGCTGGGGGGCACACTGGCCTACGGCGGCCGGGTCGAGCACCGGCCGGTGCTCAACGCCGAGGGGCGGCCGGTGGAGTTCCGCGACATCGCCCGCGCGACCCGGCTGTCCGGCCGGGTGGCCGCGCTCGCACTGACCGCCTCGATCGCCGGCCGGCTGGCCGGAGCCGCCGCCCGCTCCGCCCTCCGGGGCGCGCGCGCCGGACGGCGGCCGACCGGCTCCCGGGGAGGAGCCGCATGA
- the abc-f gene encoding ribosomal protection-like ABC-F family protein gives MITATGVELRAGARVLIETASFRIAKGDRVGLVGRNGAGKTTLTKCLAGEGIPAAGTITRSGEVGYLPQDPRTGDLDVLARDRILSARGLDTVLRKMRENEERMANGKGATRDRAMKKYERLETEFLTKGGYAAEAEAATIAASLGLPDRVIGQPLHTLSGGQRRRVELARILFSDADTLLLDEPTNHLDADSVVWLRDYLKTYRGGFVVISHDVDLVETVVNKVFYLDANRSVIDIYNMGWKLYQAQREADEKRRKRERANAEKKAAALNAQADKMRAKATKTVAAQNMARRAERLLSGLEDLRVSDKVAKLRFPDPAPCGKTPLAAEGLSKSYGSLEIFTDVNLAIDKGSRVVILGLNGAGKTTLLRLLAGVEQPDTGGVTPGHGLKLGYYAQEHETLDPDRTVLENMRSAAPDLDLVDIRKTLGSFLFSGDDVDKPAGVLSGGEKTRLALATLVVSSANVLLLDEPTNNLDPASREEILGALRTYAGAVVLVTHDEGAVDALQPERIILLPDGVEDLWGQDYADLVALA, from the coding sequence GTGATCACCGCCACCGGCGTCGAGCTGCGCGCCGGAGCCCGCGTCCTCATCGAGACGGCGTCCTTCCGCATCGCCAAGGGCGACCGCGTCGGCCTCGTCGGCCGCAACGGAGCGGGCAAGACCACGCTCACCAAGTGCCTCGCGGGTGAAGGCATCCCCGCCGCGGGCACCATCACCCGGTCCGGTGAGGTCGGCTACCTCCCCCAGGACCCGCGCACCGGCGACCTCGACGTGCTCGCCCGTGACCGCATCCTCTCCGCCCGCGGACTCGACACCGTGCTCCGCAAGATGCGCGAGAACGAGGAACGCATGGCGAACGGCAAGGGCGCCACGCGCGACAGGGCGATGAAGAAGTACGAGCGCCTGGAGACCGAGTTCCTCACCAAGGGCGGTTACGCCGCGGAGGCGGAGGCCGCGACCATCGCCGCCAGCCTCGGCCTGCCCGACCGGGTGATCGGCCAGCCGCTGCACACCCTCTCCGGTGGTCAGCGCCGCCGCGTGGAGCTGGCCCGGATCCTCTTCTCCGACGCCGACACCCTGCTGCTGGACGAGCCGACCAACCACCTGGACGCCGACTCCGTCGTCTGGCTGCGGGACTACCTCAAGACCTATCGCGGCGGCTTCGTGGTGATCTCCCACGATGTCGACCTCGTCGAGACGGTCGTCAACAAGGTCTTCTACCTGGACGCCAACCGCTCGGTCATCGACATCTACAACATGGGCTGGAAGCTCTACCAGGCCCAGCGCGAGGCCGACGAGAAGCGCCGCAAGCGCGAGCGCGCCAACGCCGAGAAGAAGGCCGCCGCGCTCAACGCCCAGGCCGACAAGATGCGCGCCAAGGCGACCAAGACCGTCGCCGCGCAGAACATGGCCCGCCGCGCGGAGCGGCTGCTGTCCGGCCTGGAGGACCTGCGCGTCTCCGACAAGGTGGCGAAGCTCCGCTTCCCGGACCCGGCGCCCTGTGGCAAGACCCCGCTGGCCGCGGAGGGCCTCTCCAAGTCCTACGGCTCGCTGGAGATCTTCACCGACGTCAACCTGGCGATCGACAAGGGTTCGCGGGTCGTCATCCTCGGCCTCAACGGCGCCGGCAAGACCACCCTGCTGCGCCTGCTGGCCGGGGTGGAGCAGCCGGACACCGGCGGGGTCACCCCGGGCCACGGCCTGAAGCTGGGCTACTACGCCCAGGAGCACGAGACCCTGGACCCGGACCGCACCGTCCTGGAGAACATGCGCTCCGCCGCGCCCGACCTGGACCTGGTCGACATCCGCAAGACGCTCGGCTCGTTCCTGTTCTCCGGGGACGACGTCGACAAGCCGGCGGGCGTGCTCTCCGGCGGTGAGAAGACCCGGCTGGCGCTGGCCACCCTCGTGGTCTCCTCCGCCAACGTGCTGCTGCTCGACGAGCCCACCAACAACCTCGACCCCGCCAGCCGCGAGGAGATCCTCGGCGCGTTGCGCACCTACGCGGGCGCGGTCGTCCTCGTCACCCACGACGAGGGGGCGGTGGACGCCCTCCAGCCGGAGCGGATCATCCTGCTCCCGGACGGCGTGGAGGACCTGTGGGGTCAGGACTACGCGGACCTCGTCGCCCTCGCCTGA
- a CDS encoding inorganic phosphate transporter: MEHITLLIGIVIITALVFDFTNGFHDTANAMATTISTGALKPKTAVAMSAALNLVGAFLSVEVAATISKGIIDESGIQPEVIFAGLVGAIIWNLLTWLAGLPSSSSHALFGGLIGATVASVGFGAVHGEEVVMKVLIPAIAAPIVAGLATLLATKLTYRAARKADPEATAKGYRAGQIASAALVSLAHGTNDAQKTMGVMTLALITGGALAPDADPPMWVIASAGLAIALGTYLGGWRIIRTMGKGLTDIQPPQGFAAQTGAAVTILTSSHIGFALSTTQVCSGSVMGAGLGRKGGVVRWKTVGRMVAAWGLTLPAAGLVGAAAALLAKQGDIGVTAVAVLAVAACTAIWLASRRKPVDHTNVNDMGAEAGEPVGVVTAALQSVAPPPAGQAEPATPAPAQAAV, translated from the coding sequence ATGGAACACATCACGCTTCTCATCGGGATCGTGATCATCACGGCCTTGGTGTTCGACTTTACGAACGGCTTCCACGACACGGCCAACGCCATGGCCACCACCATCTCCACGGGCGCCCTGAAGCCCAAGACGGCGGTGGCCATGTCGGCGGCCCTCAACCTCGTCGGCGCGTTTCTGTCCGTCGAGGTCGCCGCGACCATCTCCAAGGGCATCATCGACGAGTCCGGCATCCAACCCGAAGTGATCTTCGCGGGTCTGGTGGGCGCGATCATCTGGAACCTGCTGACGTGGCTCGCGGGTCTCCCCTCCAGCTCCTCGCACGCGCTCTTCGGTGGTCTGATCGGCGCCACGGTCGCCTCGGTCGGCTTCGGTGCCGTCCACGGCGAAGAGGTCGTCATGAAGGTCCTGATCCCGGCCATCGCGGCCCCGATCGTGGCGGGCCTGGCCACCCTGCTGGCCACCAAGCTGACCTACCGCGCGGCCCGCAAGGCCGACCCGGAGGCGACCGCCAAGGGCTACCGCGCGGGGCAGATCGCCTCGGCCGCGCTGGTCTCCCTCGCGCACGGCACCAACGACGCGCAGAAGACCATGGGTGTGATGACCCTGGCGCTGATCACCGGTGGCGCGCTGGCGCCGGACGCCGACCCGCCGATGTGGGTCATCGCCTCGGCCGGTCTGGCCATCGCCCTCGGCACCTACCTGGGCGGCTGGCGGATCATCCGCACCATGGGCAAGGGCCTCACCGACATCCAGCCGCCGCAGGGCTTCGCCGCCCAGACCGGCGCCGCGGTCACCATCCTGACCTCCTCCCACATCGGCTTCGCGCTCTCCACCACCCAGGTCTGCTCGGGCTCGGTCATGGGCGCGGGCCTGGGCCGCAAGGGCGGCGTGGTCCGCTGGAAGACCGTCGGCCGCATGGTCGCCGCCTGGGGCCTGACGCTGCCGGCCGCCGGTCTGGTCGGCGCCGCCGCGGCGCTGCTGGCCAAGCAGGGTGACATCGGCGTCACCGCGGTCGCCGTGCTCGCCGTCGCCGCCTGCACCGCGATCTGGCTGGCCTCCCGCCGCAAGCCGGTGGACCACACCAACGTCAACGACATGGGTGCGGAGGCCGGCGAGCCGGTGGGCGTCGTCACCGCCGCGCTGCAGTCGGTCGCCCCGCCGCCGGCCGGCCAGGCCGAGCCCGCGACCCCGGCTCCGGCCCAGGCCGCGGTCTGA
- a CDS encoding cobyric acid synthase, translating to MSGGGGLLVAGTTSDAGKSVVTAGICRWLTRKGVSVAPFKGQNMSLNSFVTREGAEIGRAQAMQAQAARVEPSALMNPVLLKPGGDRSSQVVLMGRPVGEMSARGYHGNRQKELFEPVVECLAELRRTHDAVICEGAGSPAEINLRRTDIVNMGIARAARFPVVVIGDIDRGGVFAQFFGTTALLAPEDQELVAGYLVNKFRGDVTLLEPGLDMLHGLTGRRTFGVLPYAHGLGIDEEDGLRVSLRGTVRESVVAPPHGADVLRVAVAAVPLMSNFTDVDALAAEPGVVVRFVDRPEELVDADLVVVPGTRGTVKALAWLRERGLADAIARRAAEGRPVLGVCGGFQALSEHIEDEVESKAGRVEGLGLLPVRVRFAREKTLARPVGEALGERVEGYEIHHGVAEVLGGEPFLDGCRVGSVWGTHWHGSLESDGFRRAFLRRVAADAGRSFVPAPDTSFGALREEQLDRLGDLVEEHADTDALLRLIEDGVPEGLPFIPPGAP from the coding sequence ATGAGCGGGGGCGGCGGACTGCTGGTCGCGGGGACCACCTCGGACGCCGGCAAGAGCGTGGTCACCGCGGGGATCTGCCGCTGGCTCACCCGCAAGGGGGTCAGCGTGGCGCCCTTCAAGGGGCAGAACATGTCCCTCAACTCGTTCGTGACGCGCGAGGGCGCCGAGATCGGCCGTGCGCAGGCCATGCAGGCACAGGCGGCCCGCGTCGAGCCGAGCGCGCTGATGAACCCGGTGCTGCTGAAGCCGGGCGGCGACCGCTCCAGCCAGGTCGTGCTGATGGGCCGGCCGGTGGGCGAGATGAGCGCTCGCGGCTACCACGGCAACCGGCAGAAGGAGCTCTTCGAGCCGGTCGTGGAGTGCCTGGCGGAGCTGCGGCGCACCCACGACGCCGTCATCTGCGAGGGAGCCGGCAGCCCGGCCGAGATCAACCTGCGGCGCACCGACATCGTGAACATGGGGATCGCGCGGGCGGCGCGTTTCCCGGTGGTGGTGATCGGGGACATCGACCGCGGCGGGGTCTTCGCGCAGTTCTTCGGCACGACGGCGCTGCTCGCGCCCGAGGACCAGGAGCTGGTCGCGGGCTATCTGGTCAACAAGTTCCGGGGCGATGTGACGCTCCTGGAGCCGGGGTTGGACATGCTGCACGGGCTGACCGGGCGTCGTACGTTCGGCGTGCTGCCGTACGCGCACGGCCTCGGCATCGACGAGGAGGACGGACTGCGGGTCTCGCTGCGCGGCACGGTCCGGGAGTCCGTCGTGGCCCCGCCGCACGGAGCCGACGTGCTGCGGGTGGCGGTCGCCGCCGTCCCGCTGATGTCCAACTTCACCGATGTCGACGCGCTGGCGGCCGAACCGGGCGTGGTGGTGCGGTTCGTGGACCGGCCCGAGGAGCTCGTCGACGCCGACCTGGTGGTGGTGCCCGGCACCCGCGGCACCGTGAAGGCGCTGGCCTGGCTGCGCGAGCGCGGGCTCGCGGACGCGATCGCCCGGCGGGCCGCGGAGGGCCGCCCGGTGCTGGGCGTCTGCGGCGGCTTCCAGGCGCTGTCCGAACACATCGAGGACGAGGTCGAGTCGAAGGCCGGGCGGGTCGAGGGGCTCGGGCTGCTGCCGGTGCGGGTGCGCTTCGCGCGGGAGAAGACCCTGGCCCGACCCGTGGGCGAGGCGCTCGGCGAGCGGGTGGAGGGTTACGAGATCCACCACGGCGTCGCCGAGGTGCTGGGCGGCGAGCCCTTCCTGGACGGCTGCCGCGTCGGCTCCGTGTGGGGCACGCACTGGCACGGCTCGCTGGAGAGCGACGGCTTCCGCCGGGCGTTCCTGCGCCGCGTCGCCGCGGACGCGGGCCGGTCCTTCGTCCCCGCCCCGGACACCTCCTTCGGCGCCCTGCGCGAGGAGCAGTTGGACCGGCTCGGCGACCTGGTCGAGGAGCACGCCGACACGGACGCACTGCTGCGGCTGATCGAGGACGGGGTCCCCGAGGGGCTGCCGTTCATACCCCCGGGGGCACCGTGA
- a CDS encoding helix-turn-helix domain-containing protein, which produces MAETLKKGSRVTGAAREKLAADLKKKYDSGASIRALAEETGRSYGFVHRMLSESGVTLRGRGGATRGKKAASA; this is translated from the coding sequence GTGGCCGAGACTCTGAAGAAGGGCAGCCGGGTGACCGGCGCCGCGCGCGAAAAGCTCGCGGCAGACCTGAAGAAGAAGTACGACTCCGGTGCGAGCATTCGGGCGCTGGCCGAGGAGACCGGACGTTCCTATGGCTTCGTTCACCGGATGCTCAGCGAATCCGGAGTCACGCTGCGTGGTCGCGGTGGCGCGACGCGAGGCAAGAAGGCCGCCTCGGCCTGA
- a CDS encoding GH25 family lysozyme, whose amino-acid sequence MTAVLPAQPQAAGAGKPRGHDVSSHQRNVDWDAARKNGAVFVYVKATEATSYRNPYFSRQYTGSREAGLLRGAYHFAVPHLSSGQTQAAHFLRNGGGWTPDGWTLPPALDVEWNPYDRRKPCYGLRRAEMVRWIAAFSEEVLRQTGRRPVIYTTTTWWRRCTGDSAAFGSGHPLWLARWAASPGPLPAGWRRPTFWQYAERGRLPGDQNLFNGSAVELKRFATA is encoded by the coding sequence CTGACCGCAGTCCTGCCGGCCCAGCCGCAGGCGGCCGGAGCCGGGAAGCCGCGAGGACACGACGTGTCCTCGCACCAGCGGAACGTCGACTGGGACGCGGCGCGCAAGAACGGCGCCGTCTTCGTCTACGTCAAGGCGACCGAGGCCACCTCGTACCGCAACCCCTACTTCAGCCGGCAGTACACCGGCTCCCGGGAGGCGGGGCTGCTGCGCGGGGCGTATCACTTCGCGGTGCCGCACCTGTCCTCCGGACAGACCCAGGCCGCCCACTTCCTCCGGAACGGCGGGGGCTGGACCCCGGACGGCTGGACGCTACCGCCCGCGCTGGACGTGGAGTGGAACCCGTACGACAGACGGAAGCCCTGCTACGGGCTGCGTCGGGCGGAGATGGTGCGCTGGATCGCCGCCTTCAGCGAGGAGGTGCTGCGGCAGACCGGGCGGCGACCGGTGATCTACACCACAACGACGTGGTGGCGGCGGTGCACGGGTGACAGCGCCGCGTTCGGTTCCGGCCACCCCCTGTGGCTGGCCCGCTGGGCCGCCTCGCCGGGCCCGCTGCCGGCGGGGTGGCGACGACCGACCTTCTGGCAGTACGCGGAACGGGGTCGACTGCCGGGTGACCAGAATCTCTTCAACGGCTCGGCGGTGGAGCTGAAGCGGTTCGCAACGGCGTGA